One Aneurinibacillus migulanus genomic region harbors:
- a CDS encoding zinc ribbon domain-containing protein — MSESAEAIEKFKNAILTENFDEFEASLSPDGDMTVNSSYLKQMVSQYKKEPETFDKLINLLYAQQSLLDQESNSLQSNELLSTNSPDQILNAGSFYLKKEDGFFSDNYVIGVRPHYIFVKANPDKAVIKIDGKKVYTTKTKEEVYKYGPALPGIYQVEGKKKYPYRTVTEKQEVNLLKESKISMSAQVDLPLTEVKDPKPLIQEVGKHAMFLALEGYSENPDVSRLSKLTGNDCKITEYGGITCGVLGFYVGKQRTYPITFKPGGLFYVGIEKTKNKSEDIYSQIHSNLESDSVFVYIYIPKENIIKGNTNLISLTIKRYSDTKELFFSSDGVLGQSNIMYNNVEEVKSSGVGDDMEWFPVQVNSKTDVVFK; from the coding sequence ATGTCTGAAAGTGCTGAGGCTATTGAAAAATTTAAAAATGCAATACTGACCGAAAACTTTGACGAATTTGAAGCCTCACTTTCACCGGATGGAGATATGACAGTGAACTCCTCTTATTTAAAGCAAATGGTGAGTCAATACAAAAAAGAACCAGAAACATTTGATAAACTAATTAACCTGTTATATGCTCAGCAATCCTTATTAGATCAAGAATCAAATTCACTTCAATCGAATGAGCTATTAAGTACAAACTCTCCTGATCAAATACTAAATGCAGGTAGTTTTTATCTAAAAAAAGAAGATGGTTTTTTCTCAGATAATTATGTCATAGGAGTTCGTCCTCATTATATATTTGTCAAAGCAAACCCAGATAAAGCAGTAATTAAAATCGACGGAAAAAAGGTTTATACAACTAAGACAAAAGAAGAAGTCTATAAGTATGGACCCGCTCTGCCAGGGATCTATCAGGTAGAAGGTAAAAAAAAATATCCATATCGTACAGTTACAGAGAAACAAGAAGTCAATCTATTAAAAGAGAGCAAAATATCAATGTCAGCGCAAGTTGATTTACCTTTAACTGAAGTGAAAGATCCTAAACCTCTTATCCAAGAAGTAGGAAAACACGCAATGTTTTTAGCGTTAGAGGGGTATAGTGAAAATCCTGATGTCTCACGGTTAAGCAAGTTGACAGGAAATGACTGTAAAATAACAGAATATGGAGGAATTACTTGTGGTGTTTTGGGCTTTTATGTAGGCAAACAGCGCACATATCCTATAACCTTTAAGCCAGGCGGACTATTCTATGTAGGAATTGAAAAAACAAAGAATAAATCGGAAGATATTTATAGTCAAATCCATTCAAATTTAGAATCTGATTCAGTATTTGTTTACATTTATATTCCAAAAGAAAACATCATAAAGGGAAACACTAACCTTATCTCGCTTACTATTAAGCGTTATAGTGATACAAAAGAACTGTTTTTTTCTTCTGATGGAGTACTTGGGCAATCAAACATTATGTATAACAATGTGGAAGAAGTAAAATCGAGCGGGGTTGGGGATGATATGGAATGGTTTCCTGTACAAGTAAATTCTAAGACGGATGTTGTGTTTAAATAA
- a CDS encoding DUF3574 domain-containing protein, whose protein sequence is MKRKKIFYWIIPIMLIALLANAVYAAEQQEASKVKQSSALHGQFYLEDVVKIYVPSTYNVDQPIDNTPYVHKSLRKFSEMFGGATAIDGTGAWLSDDNQLVKEKVTIVYSFVEDLDKKKLNQVVDYAQSLKEEMKQSSVSLEVNGKMYFIE, encoded by the coding sequence TTGAAAAGGAAAAAAATTTTTTATTGGATTATCCCTATTATGTTAATCGCTCTCTTGGCGAATGCTGTGTACGCCGCAGAACAACAAGAAGCATCTAAAGTAAAACAATCTTCTGCTTTACACGGGCAATTCTACCTTGAAGACGTAGTGAAAATCTATGTACCATCTACATATAATGTAGATCAGCCCATTGATAACACACCCTATGTTCATAAGTCTTTAAGGAAATTCTCAGAAATGTTTGGAGGAGCAACCGCCATTGACGGGACAGGAGCCTGGCTATCCGATGACAATCAGTTAGTCAAGGAAAAAGTAACGATTGTCTATAGCTTTGTAGAAGATTTGGATAAGAAAAAACTGAATCAAGTAGTTGACTATGCCCAATCTCTAAAGGAAGAGATGAAACAATCATCAGTGTCTCTTGAAGTAAATGGGAAGATGTATTTTATTGAATAA
- a CDS encoding site-specific integrase — protein sequence MELVQPIRDKKKIEGMKKILASNPRDVLLIILGINNGLRISDLLHMRVSDVLQENRFLVYIVRIIERLL from the coding sequence ATGGAGCTGGTTCAACCCATTCGTGACAAGAAAAAAATCGAGGGCATGAAAAAAATCTTAGCCTCGAATCCACGAGATGTTCTCTTGATTATACTCGGCATTAACAATGGCCTTCGGATCAGCGATCTTTTACATATGCGTGTCAGTGATGTACTACAGGAGAACAGATTTTTGGTTTACATAGTGCGTATTATCGAACGTTTATTATAA
- a CDS encoding creatininase family protein yields MCVSISHWDFEPLIHVVGQIRESKCPGGINHACELETSMYLAINDTLVQMDKAVGDMDNLQASKYFWLGLVGSGEGKPVMMMPYWSTISKTSTLGEPTVRQKKKEKLCLRPQ; encoded by the coding sequence ATGTGCGTCTCTATCTCACACTGGGATTTCGAACCTTTGATTCATGTTGTTGGGCAGATACGCGAATCTAAATGCCCAGGTGGCATTAATCATGCTTGTGAATTGGAGACTTCCATGTATCTGGCAATTAACGATACGCTCGTCCAAATGGATAAAGCTGTAGGTGATATGGATAACCTACAGGCTTCCAAGTATTTCTGGCTTGGTCTTGTGGGCAGCGGGGAAGGAAAACCCGTCATGATGATGCCATATTGGAGTACGATTTCGAAAACTAGCACACTCGGAGAGCCAACCGTGCGACAAAAGAAAAAGGAGAAGCTATGCTTGCGGCCACAGTAG
- a CDS encoding VOC family protein encodes MISGIYPYLVLNGNGQEAVKFYENALDAKVLGLQTFGEMPENPEYPTPVEAKDRVLNAHLKVGNTDLMLSDTFPGQPYQIGSQVTVAITITDVEKSREVFEKLQEGGQIIMPLQETFWSPSYGQVTDKFGVTWQISTQVANNK; translated from the coding sequence ATGATTTCAGGGATTTATCCTTATTTAGTTTTGAATGGTAATGGACAAGAAGCTGTTAAATTTTATGAAAATGCATTGGATGCAAAAGTTCTTGGACTTCAAACTTTTGGAGAAATGCCTGAAAATCCAGAGTACCCTACTCCTGTTGAAGCAAAAGATCGTGTATTAAATGCACATTTGAAAGTTGGTAATACGGATTTAATGCTTTCTGATACATTCCCAGGTCAACCATATCAAATTGGCTCACAAGTGACAGTAGCCATCACCATAACCGATGTAGAAAAATCAAGAGAAGTATTCGAAAAACTACAAGAAGGTGGTCAAATTATTATGCCACTTCAAGAGACTTTCTGGAGCCCATCATATGGACAAGTAACAGACAAATTCGGCGTAACCTGGCAAATTTCAACACAAGTTGCTAATAATAAATAA
- a CDS encoding protein kinase family protein, translating to MLHGKSIAIVDSAGGEYIWQFDQQSFSDTFFDSLAEALAALHSTDHDAAAKASVRIKSPKEARESFSSNIDQIKRSFTIPIILR from the coding sequence TTGCTCCACGGAAAGTCGATTGCGATTGTAGATTCAGCGGGTGGTGAATACATATGGCAGTTCGATCAGCAATCGTTTTCGGATACTTTTTTTGATTCGCTCGCGGAGGCGTTGGCAGCACTGCATAGCACGGATCATGATGCAGCTGCTAAGGCTAGTGTTCGAATCAAAAGCCCAAAAGAAGCACGTGAATCTTTCTCCAGTAATATAGATCAGATCAAACGTAGCTTTACGATTCCAATTATACTGCGATAA
- a CDS encoding flavin monoamine oxidase family protein — MNYRLTTQQMISIIRNGLHKSQVPKHIIIVGAGLAGLVAASLLKDAGHNITILEANNRVGGRVYTLRSSFSNGLYFNAGPMRIPDIHSLTLTYIKKFRLPTNLFINRTPMDIIYTNGIKTRLNIFEHNPSILNYPVTLNERGKTAEELLLLVVQPILNFINQDPARNWAVVEKQYKNYSLGFVLNSFFSAGAIDMIGVLLDLEAYLGMSFIEVLREMVLFTSTNRFYEITGGMDLLPRAFLPQLKENILFHQKMMKIVQYKNSITIHSTHQQTLEHFMITSDLAIITIPFSALRFVKIEPYDSFSYYKRRAIRELNYMASTKIAIEFKSRFWERSYQYGGKSITDLPIRFTYYPSYGIGTMGPAVVLASYTWADEALTWDSLSNEERIQYALKNLAEIYGNHIYAEFLSGASFSWNQNPYSCGAFTAFEPGQEIELYPYIAVPEGRVHFAGEHTTLIHGWMQGAIESGIRVAYEVNDLPKS, encoded by the coding sequence ATGAATTATCGATTAACAACTCAGCAAATGATTAGCATCATCAGAAACGGTCTTCATAAATCGCAAGTTCCCAAACATATTATTATTGTTGGTGCAGGACTAGCAGGACTAGTTGCAGCTTCTTTATTAAAAGACGCCGGGCACAACATTACAATTCTTGAAGCGAACAACAGAGTAGGTGGACGTGTTTACACCTTACGCTCCTCTTTTAGTAATGGGTTATACTTCAATGCAGGTCCAATGCGTATTCCTGATATCCATTCTTTGACTTTAACGTATATTAAAAAATTCAGGTTACCTACAAATCTATTTATTAATCGAACACCTATGGACATCATTTACACAAATGGTATTAAAACACGTCTCAACATATTTGAACATAATCCAAGTATTTTAAACTATCCAGTTACGCTGAATGAAAGAGGCAAAACAGCCGAAGAGTTGTTGCTTTTAGTCGTACAACCTATCCTCAACTTCATTAATCAAGATCCAGCGAGAAATTGGGCTGTTGTGGAAAAGCAATATAAAAACTATTCGTTAGGTTTTGTTTTAAATTCTTTTTTTTCAGCTGGTGCAATCGATATGATTGGTGTACTCCTTGATTTGGAAGCATATTTGGGGATGTCTTTTATTGAAGTGTTGCGAGAAATGGTACTTTTCACATCAACAAATCGTTTCTACGAGATAACGGGTGGGATGGATTTATTGCCGCGGGCATTTCTACCACAATTAAAAGAAAATATACTGTTCCACCAAAAAATGATGAAGATTGTTCAGTACAAAAACAGTATAACTATCCACTCCACTCATCAACAAACCTTAGAGCATTTCATGATAACAAGTGATCTTGCTATAATCACCATCCCCTTTTCAGCTTTACGATTTGTAAAAATCGAACCATACGATTCTTTTTCTTACTACAAAAGAAGGGCAATTCGCGAACTCAATTATATGGCTTCAACAAAAATCGCTATTGAGTTTAAAAGCAGGTTTTGGGAAAGATCTTATCAATATGGTGGTAAATCTATAACTGATCTGCCAATTCGATTTACGTATTATCCAAGTTATGGAATTGGAACAATGGGACCAGCTGTGGTTTTGGCAAGTTATACATGGGCGGATGAGGCTTTAACATGGGATAGCCTATCTAATGAAGAGCGCATTCAATATGCCTTAAAAAATTTGGCGGAAATTTACGGAAACCATATCTATGCTGAATTCCTATCAGGAGCGTCCTTTAGTTGGAATCAAAACCCTTATTCCTGTGGAGCTTTCACAGCTTTCGAACCGGGGCAAGAAATAGAGCTATACCCTTATATCGCGGTGCCTGAAGGAAGGGTGCATTTTGCTGGTGAACATACTACGCTTATTCATGGTTGGATGCAAGGAGCAATTGAATCAGGAATACGGGTTGCATATGAAGTTAATGACTTACCAAAATCATGA
- a CDS encoding PocR ligand-binding domain-containing protein, which yields MFFYKEPDIDYFRRQAQEFGYNENEYLKTLSKVPILSPEEADACMK from the coding sequence GTGTTTTTTTATAAAGAACCGGATATAGACTACTTTCGTAGACAAGCTCAAGAATTCGGATATAATGAGAATGAGTATTTGAAAACGCTTTCTAAAGTTCCGATTCTTTCTCCCGAGGAAGCTGATGCGTGCATGAAGTAA
- a CDS encoding creatininase family protein has product MDFPGATSISVDTFIRYVVDVCKNLAHQGFKRIVLLNGHGSTMSPYFKLPPGLPLLIILK; this is encoded by the coding sequence ATGGATTTTCCGGGCGCTACTTCAATTAGCGTCGATACGTTTATCCGTTATGTTGTAGACGTATGCAAAAACCTGGCACATCAGGGATTTAAACGTATTGTTTTACTGAACGGACACGGCAGCACAATGTCTCCCTACTTCAAGTTGCCACCCGGCTTACCATTGTTGATTATCCTGAAGTGA
- a CDS encoding GGDEF domain-containing protein has protein sequence MAYTGRLLAVFFVFTLLMLIRTSVIFEFGHPPHIIPIPGIIALCFAWFLGKKYDKALFYSQRDSLTHLYNRRFISQKVPKIFRKMDRKGEKLGVFVVDVNHFKTINDTYGHETGDKILKHISNVLLNNTKQRDIIARWGGDEFLIIVPHTDQQGMESIIHRVKEDVKNLSKVMKVKVSLSMGVSIYPDDGKELEGLIRISDYNMYELKKHSASKHK, from the coding sequence ATGGCTTATACAGGTAGATTACTTGCAGTTTTCTTTGTTTTTACTCTTCTTATGTTAATTCGAACATCCGTTATTTTCGAGTTCGGACATCCACCTCATATCATTCCTATACCTGGAATCATTGCTCTCTGCTTTGCTTGGTTTTTAGGTAAGAAGTATGATAAAGCGTTATTTTATTCCCAAAGAGATTCACTAACTCATTTATACAATCGGAGATTTATTTCGCAAAAAGTACCTAAAATATTTCGTAAAATGGATAGAAAAGGTGAAAAGTTAGGTGTTTTTGTTGTAGATGTAAATCATTTTAAAACGATTAATGATACATATGGTCATGAAACTGGAGATAAGATACTGAAACACATTTCAAATGTGCTTTTGAATAATACGAAACAAAGGGATATTATTGCCAGATGGGGAGGGGATGAATTTCTTATTATTGTCCCTCATACTGATCAACAAGGAATGGAAAGCATCATTCATAGAGTAAAAGAAGATGTAAAGAACCTTTCGAAGGTGATGAAAGTGAAGGTATCTTTGTCAATGGGGGTGTCAATTTATCCTGACGATGGAAAAGAATTAGAAGGGCTAATCAGAATTTCTGATTATAATATGTACGAATTGAAAAAACATAGTGCTTCAAAACATAAATAA
- a CDS encoding HAD family hydrolase, which translates to MIKAIIFDLDDTLLWDQKSVKEAFTATCQVAKQKYDIDPEVLEEAVRKEARELYSSYETYPFTQMIGINPFEGLWGNFLDDDDNFKKLKEIAPTYRKEAWTRGLKAAGIDDPEFGYELAERFPVERRKKPFVYEETFNVLNELKEKYHLLLLTNGSPDLQNTKLEITPELVPYFHHIVISGAFGRGKPDPSIFEHTLTLMSLQKDEVIMVGDNLMTDILGASRAGIHSVWINRHNKERNEVIPDYEIKHLEELYPILETLNKK; encoded by the coding sequence ATGATTAAAGCAATTATTTTTGACCTCGATGATACGCTGCTATGGGATCAAAAGAGTGTAAAAGAGGCTTTTACAGCTACTTGCCAAGTAGCAAAGCAAAAATACGATATTGATCCTGAAGTACTTGAGGAAGCAGTACGAAAAGAAGCAAGGGAACTTTATTCTTCCTACGAAACCTATCCTTTTACACAAATGATCGGTATTAACCCATTTGAAGGATTATGGGGTAACTTTTTAGATGATGATGACAATTTCAAAAAGCTAAAAGAGATTGCTCCAACTTATCGTAAAGAAGCATGGACACGAGGATTAAAAGCAGCTGGAATCGATGATCCTGAGTTTGGATATGAATTAGCAGAACGATTCCCTGTTGAACGTCGAAAAAAACCATTTGTATATGAAGAAACGTTCAACGTATTAAATGAACTAAAAGAAAAGTATCATCTCTTGCTTTTAACGAATGGTTCACCTGATTTACAAAATACAAAATTAGAGATTACTCCTGAGCTTGTTCCATATTTTCATCACATTGTAATCTCTGGTGCATTCGGTAGAGGTAAGCCTGACCCTTCTATTTTCGAACATACATTAACATTGATGTCGCTACAAAAAGATGAGGTCATTATGGTCGGTGATAACTTAATGACAGATATTCTAGGTGCATCCCGTGCCGGCATACATTCAGTATGGATAAACCGTCATAACAAGGAGCGAAATGAAGTTATTCCTGATTATGAAATCAAACACTTAGAGGAACTTTACCCTATCCTTGAGACACTAAATAAAAAATAA
- a CDS encoding GNAT family N-acetyltransferase, which produces MITELYTERLYLRKTKVSDSSSLFKIWSDSDVTKFMNVDCFIEENQAKDIIKLLDELAQDNKAVRFSIIELESNEIIGSCGYNSLDFENAKVEIGCDLAKAFWGRGYASEAIGSLLDYAFASLKLNRVEAKVEPENVNSIKVLQKLNFTFEGLLRQYERSKGKFIDLKMYSKLITD; this is translated from the coding sequence TTGATTACAGAGTTATACACAGAAAGATTATATTTAAGAAAGACGAAAGTATCAGATTCGTCTAGTTTGTTTAAAATTTGGTCTGATTCAGATGTTACCAAATTCATGAATGTCGATTGTTTCATTGAAGAAAATCAGGCAAAAGATATAATTAAACTTCTTGATGAACTTGCTCAGGATAATAAAGCTGTTCGTTTCTCCATAATTGAATTAGAATCCAATGAAATTATCGGTTCTTGTGGTTATAATTCCTTGGATTTTGAAAACGCAAAAGTAGAAATCGGATGTGACCTTGCCAAAGCGTTTTGGGGCAGAGGTTATGCTTCAGAAGCCATCGGTTCTTTGTTGGATTACGCATTCGCATCTTTAAAACTAAATCGAGTCGAAGCAAAAGTAGAACCTGAAAACGTGAATTCAATAAAAGTCTTACAAAAATTAAACTTTACGTTCGAGGGGTTGCTTAGACAGTATGAAAGATCAAAAGGAAAGTTTATCGACCTCAAGATGTATTCAAAATTAATAACAGATTGA
- a CDS encoding IS3 family transposase codes for MRFYNRRRPQRKLNKLTPVEYRRPFAA; via the coding sequence ATACGATTTTATAACCGAAGACGACCACAGCGTAAATTAAATAAACTGACGCCGGTAGAGTACCGGCGCCCGTTTGCAGCCTAG